From Dehalococcoidales bacterium, a single genomic window includes:
- a CDS encoding winged helix-turn-helix transcriptional regulator: MPEWTFITRHAVVLSLISKQPRITALELAMAMGITERAVRKIIADLVAGGYIRKKPEGRGVRYRINPHLSLRRDSHLEVAVGDLLKALGWKKDEQIL, from the coding sequence ATGCCAGAGTGGACTTTTATAACCAGACATGCAGTAGTCCTCAGTTTAATCTCCAAGCAGCCGCGTATTACTGCGTTAGAGCTTGCCATGGCGATGGGCATCACGGAAAGGGCGGTTAGAAAAATCATCGCGGACCTGGTCGCCGGTGGATATATCCGTAAAAAGCCGGAAGGCAGGGGAGTGAGATACCGTATCAATCCGCATCTGTCACTGCGGCGGGACTCCCATTTGGAAGTAGCCGTAGGTGATTTGCTTAAAGCCCTTGGCTGGAAGAAAGACGAGCAAATTCTCTGA
- the rlmN gene encoding 23S rRNA (adenine(2503)-C(2))-methyltransferase RlmN, with protein MFLKPDSLTELSCGQFEEFIISMGEPGYRAGQLRKWVYEKLAFSLAEMTDLPLAFRERLAQETKLHSLERIQQSTGKDGTVKSLFALADGNTVEAALMYYGGEDGGERRTVCVSTQAGCSIGCPFCATGQQGYQRNLTSGEIIDQALYFAGFLRDNSRESGDPAGKTGGRVSNIVFMGMGEPLANYDALWQAVETLNAPECFKLGARNMVISTAGLVPQIKRLSKEKLQVGLAVSLHASDNKLRDRLVPVNRKYPLEDLIQACREYSLVKGRRLSFEYILFNGLNDSPEQARTLAMLIRGIKCHVNLIPANLTSEKAFQPPPYHRVLAFEETLKQCHVNVTLRERRGQDIDAGCGQLRSRYLKETGRERKKDSRWEKANHVS; from the coding sequence ATGTTCTTGAAACCTGATAGTCTTACCGAGTTGTCCTGCGGGCAGTTCGAAGAATTTATCATATCGATGGGAGAGCCTGGTTACCGCGCCGGACAGCTCAGGAAATGGGTTTATGAGAAGTTGGCATTTTCTTTGGCAGAAATGACCGACCTGCCGCTGGCGTTTCGTGAAAGATTGGCGCAGGAGACAAAATTACATAGCCTGGAGCGAATCCAACAGTCGACCGGAAAAGATGGCACGGTAAAGTCTTTATTCGCTCTGGCTGACGGCAACACTGTGGAAGCGGCGCTGATGTATTATGGCGGGGAGGATGGGGGAGAGCGCCGGACGGTCTGTGTTTCTACCCAGGCGGGGTGCAGTATCGGATGCCCTTTTTGCGCCACCGGCCAGCAGGGGTACCAGCGCAATCTCACCTCGGGTGAGATAATTGACCAGGCATTGTATTTTGCGGGCTTTCTGAGAGACAATTCCAGGGAAAGCGGGGACCCGGCAGGAAAAACCGGTGGACGCGTTTCCAACATCGTTTTTATGGGCATGGGGGAGCCTCTGGCGAATTATGACGCTTTATGGCAGGCAGTAGAGACGCTGAACGCGCCGGAGTGTTTTAAACTGGGGGCGCGGAACATGGTAATTTCCACGGCCGGGCTGGTGCCCCAGATTAAGCGCCTGAGTAAAGAAAAGCTGCAGGTAGGCCTGGCAGTATCCCTCCACGCCAGTGATAATAAACTCCGGGATAGACTGGTACCGGTAAACCGCAAATATCCGCTGGAAGATCTTATTCAGGCCTGCCGGGAATACAGTCTGGTGAAGGGGCGGCGCCTGAGTTTTGAATATATACTTTTTAACGGCCTTAATGATTCCCCGGAGCAAGCGCGTACCCTGGCAATGCTTATCCGGGGCATTAAATGCCACGTTAACCTTATCCCCGCCAACCTTACCTCGGAAAAAGCTTTCCAGCCGCCACCGTACCACCGGGTGCTGGCTTTCGAGGAGACATTGAAGCAGTGTCATGTTAATGTAACCTTACGCGAGCGGCGCGGGCAGGATATTGACGCCGGGTGCGGTCAGTTGCGGAGCCGCTACCTTAAAGAGACCGGTAGGGAGCGAAAGAAAGACTCAAGATGGGAAAAAGCGAATCATGTCTCATGA
- a CDS encoding TerC family protein, whose product MSHETILWIAFAIIVPVALGLDLGVFQRQAHKVKVKEALLWSAVWISLALLFGLSIYLMLGSEKALNFFTGYLVEESLSVDNLFVFLLIFTYFSVPEQHQHRVLFWGIVGAIVMRGIFIATGITLLDNLHWVIYIFGAFLIFTGIKLVTQKDRELKPEKNPVLRLFRKFMPITKRFHGSRFFVKGKRYLLATPLLLVLIVIETTDIIFAVDSVPAVLAITRDPFIVYTSNIFAILGLRAIYFALAGVILRLRFLNYGLAVILVFLGVKMVVSADFFHVEISQIVSLGVVIGILAISAIASVLIPEKNGKTDDSAKE is encoded by the coding sequence ATGTCTCATGAAACGATTCTGTGGATAGCCTTTGCCATCATTGTGCCGGTGGCGCTGGGGCTGGACTTGGGAGTCTTCCAGCGCCAGGCGCATAAGGTTAAAGTAAAGGAGGCGCTGCTGTGGAGCGCCGTTTGGATTTCCCTCGCGTTGTTGTTCGGTCTCAGCATCTACCTGATGCTCGGCTCGGAGAAGGCATTGAATTTCTTCACCGGGTACCTGGTGGAGGAATCCCTTAGTGTTGATAACCTGTTCGTCTTTCTGCTGATATTTACTTACTTCTCCGTACCGGAGCAACACCAGCATCGCGTCCTTTTTTGGGGTATCGTGGGGGCGATAGTCATGCGCGGCATTTTCATCGCCACCGGCATAACGCTGCTGGACAACCTCCACTGGGTTATTTATATCTTCGGGGCTTTCCTGATCTTTACGGGGATAAAATTGGTCACGCAGAAAGACAGGGAGCTGAAACCGGAGAAGAACCCCGTGCTGCGGCTTTTCCGCAAGTTTATGCCTATTACCAAACGGTTTCACGGCAGCCGGTTTTTCGTGAAAGGCAAGAGGTATCTGCTGGCCACGCCTCTTTTACTGGTGCTGATCGTCATCGAGACCACGGATATTATCTTCGCGGTGGATTCGGTCCCGGCTGTTTTGGCGATAACGCGGGACCCGTTTATCGTGTACACGTCAAATATCTTCGCGATTCTGGGACTGCGGGCGATTTACTTTGCGTTAGCCGGCGTGATACTGCGGTTGCGCTTTCTTAACTATGGTCTGGCGGTAATCCTGGTGTTCCTCGGGGTGAAAATGGTAGTCTCCGCCGATTTCTTTCACGTAGAAATTTCACAGATAGTGTCTCTAGGAGTGGTAATAGGGATATTGGCAATATCGGCGATAGCCTCCGTACTCATACCGGAAAAAAACGGGAAAACGGATGATTCGGCAAAAGAATAG
- the ftsA gene encoding cell division protein FtsA — protein MKRDRIGAIDVGTTKVCTIMADVRDDEGIRVLGVGVVPSRGLHKGLVVNINEAKESIRQSVRMAEQMAGRRLESAYIGVTGRHISSVNNKGSISITRNNQVVHPDDLKRVLDVARIVKVPTEQKLLHVIPREYVVDGQGHVKNPVGMHGFRLDVETHIITAGVTSIQNLTKCIRGIGVEVEDLVMEPLASAEAVLETEERQDGVLLVDIGGGTTDLALFKDDTIYHTSVLPVAGYQVTRDISVGLGITYELAEEMKKRYGDVTPKDVDMNPKEIAITGDGHSISYNDLSDIIRVRVEEMLRLIMLELPQSDYRKLIPAGLVITGGGANLNGIAELGQKITRMPVRLGYPMKLRGVGDVLDNPAHATGVGLLLWNLKKQSHDKSAAPKVSEKGPQGIMARILKLFRK, from the coding sequence GTGAAAAGAGACAGGATAGGCGCTATCGATGTCGGAACAACCAAGGTATGCACAATCATGGCCGATGTCCGCGATGACGAGGGCATTCGCGTTTTGGGAGTTGGTGTAGTCCCATCGCGTGGTCTCCATAAGGGCCTGGTGGTCAACATTAACGAAGCCAAAGAATCGATAAGACAATCGGTACGGATGGCGGAACAGATGGCCGGGCGGAGACTGGAATCGGCTTATATTGGCGTTACCGGCAGGCACATTTCATCGGTGAATAACAAAGGTTCCATCTCTATTACGCGCAACAATCAGGTGGTCCACCCGGATGATCTGAAGCGTGTCCTGGATGTAGCCCGCATCGTGAAAGTGCCTACCGAACAGAAGCTTCTCCACGTTATTCCCCGCGAATACGTGGTTGATGGCCAGGGGCATGTTAAAAACCCCGTCGGCATGCACGGTTTCCGCCTGGATGTGGAAACCCATATTATTACTGCGGGTGTAACCTCTATACAGAACCTGACCAAATGCATCCGCGGCATCGGCGTAGAGGTAGAAGACCTGGTAATGGAACCTCTCGCCAGTGCTGAGGCGGTACTGGAGACGGAAGAAAGACAGGACGGTGTACTGCTGGTGGACATCGGCGGCGGCACCACGGACCTGGCGCTCTTTAAAGATGACACCATTTACCACACTTCCGTATTGCCTGTAGCCGGCTATCAGGTAACCCGCGATATCTCGGTAGGGCTGGGCATTACTTATGAGCTCGCCGAGGAAATGAAAAAGAGATACGGTGATGTGACCCCCAAGGACGTAGATATGAACCCGAAGGAAATAGCCATTACCGGGGACGGGCACAGTATCTCTTATAATGACCTTTCTGATATTATCCGCGTCAGGGTTGAGGAAATGCTGCGGCTTATTATGCTGGAGCTCCCCCAATCCGATTACCGGAAATTAATCCCGGCCGGACTGGTAATAACCGGCGGCGGCGCCAACCTTAACGGTATTGCCGAATTGGGGCAGAAGATAACCAGGATGCCGGTCAGGCTTGGCTATCCGATGAAACTCCGCGGTGTGGGAGACGTACTGGACAATCCCGCCCATGCCACCGGCGTCGGTCTCCTTTTGTGGAACCTTAAGAAACAGAGCCATGATAAATCGGCGGCGCCAAAGGTCAGTGAAAAAGGACCGCAAGGCATCATGGCACGTATACTCAAACTCTTTAGAAAATAA